A DNA window from Helianthus annuus cultivar XRQ/B chromosome 15, HanXRQr2.0-SUNRISE, whole genome shotgun sequence contains the following coding sequences:
- the LOC110913206 gene encoding uncharacterized protein LOC110913206, giving the protein MNLKGRQLPPLSPLKRKERNEMFDLRKQSKIIRPAPPKPAKPMPKPVPLRAMAPTKPSKAEAHPSAQANMLLAGYMAHEFLTKGTLLGQLYDPTKADVPPAAIRTMRKPNNGLVNWGNGKAVELEPKPSENKIRLELELAKNQRYVEVSKLLKDGAHIAGVVNPSQLARILHR; this is encoded by the coding sequence ATGAACCTCAAAGGTAGACAATTGCCACCCTTATCACCACTTAAGCGAAAAGAAAGGAATGAAATGTTTGACTTGAGGAAGCAGTCAAAGATAATAAGACCGGCCCCACCAAAGCCAGCCAAGCCAATGCCTAAGCCGGTTCCACTCCGAGCCATGGCTCCAACCAAGCCATCTAAAGCCGAGGCTCATCCATCAGCTCAAGCGAACATGCTCCTAGCCGGGTATATGGCTCATGAGTTCCTAACTAAAGGCACATTGTTAGGCCAGTTATATGATCCGACTAAAGCCGATGTTCCACCAGCCGCTATTAGGACAATGAGGAAGCCGAACAATGGTTTGGTCAATTGGGGAAACGGAAAAGCAGTTGAGCTAGAGCCAAAGCCAAGCGAGAATAAAATTAGGCTCGAGCTGGAGCTAGCTAAGaatcaaagatatgttgaagtGTCTAAGTTGTTAAAGGATGGGGCGCATATAGCGGGCGTtgtcaatccttcacaacttgctAGAATATTGCATCGCTAA